Sequence from the Alosa sapidissima isolate fAloSap1 chromosome 21, fAloSap1.pri, whole genome shotgun sequence genome:
TTGAATTTCATACCCAACTGGATATATCAGTCTTTTAAATCAGCCACTTTACTTTGCATAGGAACTGGGGCAGACTTTTGTGAGCCTGTTTTTTTAACCTAAAACTGAAgcaataaaacaacaacaacagataaAAAAGAGATTCATAAATTTAAAAGATAAGTAATAGAATTATATAATGAGTAAAGTGCTGTAAGAATAGTGCAGGGTTTGGAGCTCAGTCATGGACAAATAAAAAGACAAATGGTTTTAACCTGAATTCTAACATCATAATTAGGGGCCTTTTAAAGATCTTCTGGCAGTCTGTTCTAGTTGATGCAGCCTAGTAGCCAAATGTTGCTACACTGTTTAGTTTGGATTATGGACTCTGGTAGCTAACCTGAGGCCATGACCAAAATGGATTTTATGTACAAGCTTATCAGATATTTATTTGGCCTAAGCTATTCAGTGATGTATAGATCAGAAGcagcatttttattttttttctgtgactAGCTGAAAGCAAGTGAAAAGACTTGTAAAAATGTGCTTTCTTCACTTGGTCCTAGATAAAACTCTAGCTGCAGCATGCTGTCTTTGAGCTGTCTTTTTGGGACACCTAACCCTTGATTCTAGCTATATGGAAAATGATAGAAACCACTTTGGCGATTGCTTTAACTGCTGAAAGTGACATCTGTGCCTCTGTCTATCTatatgtctgtttctctctcactcattcactctctcttccaAGTCTTtaatttttctttctcttgacCCCTTATCACCACTCACCACTTATCTCTGTCATTATCACTCCGTCATTCTATGACTGTCACTATCATTATCACTGTACAGCCACTTTACTGTCTCtttatttttgtcttttccACAATCTCAATATCTaatatctatctttctctttcactctttctctattATTCAATCAGTTtcatttcattctctctctctgtctctctctctctctctctatacatcTATCTAACtttacacacaccctctctccttTTAGTTATGCAACATCTTTcagtcttttacttttttttaaatgttttttctttgCATGCACTGGTACTGTATTACCTTCAAAAACACAAATCTAGTTCAAGATAATAATACTGTTCTGCGCTCAAGGGCGACGTTTAACTTCATTGCaatttgatttttgttttttgtacagCTGATTCTCACACCAGCAGTGTCTCGCATGGTAAGAAAGCACACCATACAACACCTGTCTAAAAATCTCTTTGAGTGAAAGCATTGGCTCATTTAACATATTTTTGCTAATTCTTTACTTTATATTTGAAATGATCATGCCATGAAGACACATACTATATAAGTCACTGATGCAACAATTGTTCTGTCTAGACTCGAGCAGTTCAGCCAGGGGTGACTCAGTTGCAGTACATTCCCACGAGCACTCACATCCTGACCCTGCAGGTAAAACAGTGTTGTGGTAAACTAGCATTATGCTACTTAAATTCAACATTTTTCTCTCTTAGTGTGAAAATGGCTTAGTTACTTCCGTGAATTTGTAGAGTAGGTTAATCATTTTTGTCTCTGTACTTTAGAGTCTGATCCACATTTGGGTGAATCTCAGGTCGGAGGACATGGTATGTTCTTATTAAAAGTTGTTGGTCTCAATACAGTGTTTTAATGCTCATGATGATCTTTGTATAAATCCAAAAATGAATATAGCTTCAGCTATATCAGTTTTTTGTCATCAAAATCCATATAACATTTGTAGACAGAGTAGTAATGACACAGGTGACATTGGTTACCAATGAGGTCTTAAGTGGGTGTGATATGCTCAATTTAGGCGATCCCTTCCGTGACCCCTCTCAAATTGAGGCACCAGGTAAGTCAGCACAAATCGTACTGGTGAAATAGTATTTGCTACTTTACTGTGCAAAATACTGTATTAAGTGCAAAGTATTCCACTCACGTGATGGCCCGAATGTTATTTCTGTTTTACATCACACCTCATTTCTACAGGGTCTTCATCAGCAGGTGCAGAGGTCCCTGAAACAGAGAATAATGGTGTGTATAGTATATGATCAATACATTTCCATCATGAATACATCTCTTGTTTAGTAACTGCTACCCAATGTCAGTACGTCCATCTCACACATATTTTCCAAATAATTCATTTACTGATGAGATTGCATTGAATGTCCCATCCATCACTGTTTTGTTTTCCCAGGAAATGGTCACAAACATTTAGTCGGGGGACCAGTTGCAGAACAGACAGGTGAGGCAATCTAGTGAACATCACGACAGCCTTTTAATATAAGAATAGTATTCATATATTCAATAGGTAATGTTTGGAATTCAGTAAGCTACAAATTGTGTGTATTTGATTTTCTGTATCAGATGTTGACCACTTTATCGAAGGGACAACACAAATAGACTCTACAGGTAAGCTGTTACAGCAGAAATTTTGGTCCAGCTGATTATCAAGTATTTTCACAAGTTAGTACTTAAAACActatttatttataataatgataattgacacatgatgatgataatgtatttattttgcatttccaAAATAACTATCTATTTTTGCACATTAGCAAACTTGGCCCTGAACAAAAGCCTAACCATTCACACCGTTTTAAATTGTACATTGTACATCTACAGTGATTAACTAGATAGCATCTATGGACAATTCATGTAAAAAGGGCTTACGATTCTTTCAAAAATGGCAAAATAGCAGGTGTGTGCTCATCTTGATGGCTGATAGATAACAGGTAACACTTGCATTCTGATTTTTGCAGGTGGAGTTGATGCATTTGGAGGTTCTCACGGGGAACTCACAGGTGATGTGGATAGAAAGCACAGAAGAGAAGGAACAAGGTCCCGTTCGGCTCTCCAGCATAGTCAtgccttttttcccctctctttcaGGCATAGTAGACCAAGCCAACGCAGATTTCTTCATAGACTTAATGGGTATGCGTCCTTTTCCATCAGATGTATTCaaaagaaagcaaaacaaaagacaaaacaacTAAAAAAACCCACATATTCTACTTTATGATCTTTATGTAGGCGGAATGGTGGATGCTTATGGCCCAGATGCACACGTGGATACCTTAGGTATGCTTTCAGTCCTCACCGAGTCTCCTTCAGAAACTATTCCCAAATGCCTAATCACTGAAGCTGTCTCAGCAGATCACATGGGCTTCACTTTTCCCTTAGATCCAACAGGTTGGTGCTCATTCTCTCACCCTCTGACTAACTCTTGCATGGATATGAATCTCTTTGCATGGACTATGATGGCAGAGCTATCATACTGCCAATAAGATACTAATTGGGATCACTTGTCACATTATCCTACTTTATGTATCCAATAATACTAATCCTGAACGCTTTATTTGATTTGTGCTGgtgtgaactctctctctctctacaacaGTTTAAAGATAGTGCTGGGAACACTTGAACTCTCTGTTCCGCTTCTGTCATATCGTGCTAATTATCTGCGCGCGTTGACATAGCGTAAAAAAACAGTCAGGCTGTCGTAGTTGTTTTTCCTCTCGTAATTCACCCAAGGAAAAACTGGTTTAAATcaggtttgatttttttttttttttttgctgttttctcaCTGGCGCGCACTTCCAGCTGTCGGGTTGGATCCAGGACAGCCGTCCAGTAGCAGCCGGGCTCCAGACGCTCCACCAGGTACCGCTGGCACGGTCCACTCCGCCAGGCCTCGTAAATCTCCCCGCACCTCTCTCCCCCACCGCTCGTCCCGTTTTGGGCTCAGCTTACTCGGCCACgccttgcaaaaaaaaaagacaaaaagaaggaCGCAGCTCGCAGGCTTGTAATCGTGACAGAGATTTCAGAGCGTCTGCTGGATATTTATGGCCCCGCTTTTTAACACTCCAAGTTATCATtaggtccatgtgtgtgtggggggctttTTTTAGACTCTTTTTCATTGTTTCTGTGCAGAGGTCTACAGAGTACTGGTTTAATGTGCGACTAAGCCCCATGCGTGTGAACTTGCACCTTGCTTGTGTTAAGTTTCAGAATTGGTTTCACTCTGTTGATTTTCCTAAGAGGCCATGAACAGCTTCCCTCCTTCAGATCTACAGAATATAAGTTACAAAGGCCTGTGTGTCATTAGCTGTTCTCACACTGTCATTACTGATGGGGGGGTTATCTCCTTGTCTTAGCAGGCTCACTCGATCCTTCATCCTTTGATCACCATAGTCCAGATCTTTCTGGTGCGGACCACAGTGCAGTGGACCACACTCGTTTTGACCATGTGAGTGTAGACCATGCAGGTCTAGACTATTGGCCTGATGCCTTGGCCCACACACATGTGGACGCAGGTGAGGAGGTGAACCCTGTTTTTTTTGGGTAAACTCAATGTTctcactcacatgcatgcaTTCAAGCATCTGTCCCAAACTTAACTGTCATAAATTCATGGATTTGTGATCTGGCAAGTGATCTGGAAAATCATTTcatgacatttgcatttagGCACAGCTGACCATATCCACTCAAATTCGGGCTTTACAGCAGATGCCACAGGTATATTCTAATCACTGATTTACTGAATGTCACTTTAAATCAACCTTTGAAAACAGGCTAACCTGTTTTCAATGATCTTTTTCAGATCCAGCACTCCCATCCGATATTATGTTACATGCAGATCACTCCATTATTGATTACCCAGgttaatatacagtacagtacttaaTGTAGAGTCAACATAGATAGATAATCTGAATTTACCAGCAAGATATCTTTTGGACACAATAGGCTAAttaacatttttcttttttatccaATCCACTGCAGAAGGTGGAGCTGATACAACCAGCACTGACACTGCACATTCAAATGGTGGGCCTAAATCAACAATAAACTACTGAATAATGCTGAGGACATTCAGTCTAATGTCAGTTTTGGTGCTAACCTATTATCATTCTGTCACAGGTAATGGTCGTCACAGACCAGTGACAGAGCCGCTCAGAGGTACAAAATGTTTAAAACTTCACCAACCATAAATTTTCCACTTAGGCttacattttacacacaaaTCTACTTCACTTGGCTACACCATGGCCTTTAAATCTGTGCTCTTTATTTATACAGGGGACCATCCTGGTTTTGATATCCATCATGACAGTTCGAGTGAGTCCGTGTTTCAATATGCCAAGTGGTGAAGATGTTCAGTAAAAATTCTGAAACCATTGAGGAAACCATGCTTGCCTCCTCTATAACAAAAACTATTCATCAAACGGTGTTCTCATCGTCCACATGACTGCAGTTGTCTGCTTTTTTCTGCAGGTACAGTGCACCAACCAATTACTGCAGCAGACGCACCAGACACTGGTTAGTATTTATTGTCAGCAGCTCGTCTTCGACTATTGATTTGTTAGTCATAACTCAAAGTTCACATCTTTCCTGTTTGCCAAGATGGGCCTACCTTCAATGAAAAGTCTTGGCGAACTTTGCATGTGGAAAATCCATATAAACGGGGCCAGGCCTCTCTGGCAAGCTCTGGGTTAGAGAAGCGCGTTGAGATGAATATCCACTGTATTGTTATAAAACGTCTTGACAAGGAAAGGAATCCCCTAAAAAAGGATTCCAAGCAGTAAACCATCCATCAAACGGTCATGTTTTGTGTTTGTCCAGGTGAGCGGCATGGCGTTGTTTCACCGCTGGACACGACAGGTTGGTGCTTCTCTTTTAAATGGCACCGCATGGGATCAGGGGAATTTCACGTTCATACTTTATAATGTTGTTACAGCAGATTCCCAGCATGAGGCGTCAGTATGAATttataagtaggcctacttcgccATTCAACTCAACGAGTCTCTTGTGATCAGAGGAACATTGTGAAGGAAAAACAAGCTTCATACCACATATTCCTTCTCTAACGATGTTCGAATTCCTTTTAGCTGGGACATTTGAGGGGATCGACCACACTCACGGTCCGCAGACAGACATGGCTGGTCAGTGCACGGTTCATGGAgtggaaaaatatttttggcctATATTATTTCATAGAGTAGTATATTAAATCTAATTGATACAATAAGACTAACAGGAAACTGTTCAATCTGTTCGGACACTGAAGGAGGTAACCAAAGATATGTTCAATCACctattcatttattttgtttttaaaggaGGTCCCTCGGATGCAGGTACTCAAGTGATAGGTAGGCTATTTGATTGACTAATGTCAAAGTGCACTGCTGGGATGTTTGGCAGCGTGCATGGTTAACTCAGGTGTTGCTCTACAATCAGGTGCAGATGCAGCAGGTGGGGAACCTGTGACTAATGTCCATATCCAGGTGGAAGCAACAGGTATGGGTATATTTTTTAACTGTATGTTTTTTAAGAGTATGTTGTTAGCTGTCTCGCCGTCTCCTTAGCTATCCTACCCTTTTTCATGTCTTATGTTTGTAGGATGGTTTCTGTACAGACGCAACATGCGTGATAGCTCAAGACCAATTATAGGACAATGATGTGAATGTTGAAAACCTGCACATGTTTTGCTACATCGTAAAACCCATCTGCAGAATTCCCTATGACATTTAACAAAGCAGTGAAATTAATTAGTTAAATCTGTGCTCTGTGCCCTAGCAATGGGTGCCATTTATGGCTCAAGTCCACCGGACACTGTGGGTACGTTGCTTTCTGATGAccaatttctttatttttaaatgtgaCTTGGAATTGGAACTCAATTGCTAGCCAAGGTCAGACTGACCGTACCGTAATGCTTTACTGCAGCCAGACAAAATGTTGTTcaaagtaaaagagagagacttAGAACGAGTATCTCTTCCAAGTCTAATTTTGATTTAGAGTGAACTGGAGCTGGACTCTTAGCCAAATGGATCACTGTTCAATATTACCTAAGCCAGAACAAAGCCATCTACCAATCAAATGTAGTTATCTACTGACAGTTATACTGTTATTAAAAAATATCCATCAAAACCCTCTGTGTCTGATATAGGCCATGAGGGAGTGACCGATGCTCAAGCCAGATTCACAGGTATCCTAAGTGAAATAAATTGACTTAAAGTTACAATATGCAGCATGTCATTGCATGCAATCCATGTAGGATTAATGtaataacatttatttgtgTACCGCAGATTCTCAGTCTGGTCCCAGGCATAGCTTTACAGGTAAGTTTCTAATGGGACATTGTTGTGGTAAAGACCCATTTTTATCAATACCTGCTCTCTGAACCAGgattgtgcacaattcgaattgcaattctgcttcctgtttgctacctcaattgaaatgcaagtgaaattcaagaattgaattggaatttaagagccagtttcaattcaattctggaattttgcacacgCCTGCTCTGAACATAGGAGAAATGTAACTATAAGACATACCTTTAAGCCGACTCCTGTATTTTTGTCTCAGATATGGTGGATTCTCACAGTCTCCTCACTGAGACAGACGCACCAGGTGGGTTGCCATGGACACACAGGCTTTTACACCTTTTCACGCGAGGTTGACAAATCCAGTCCCTCTTGCATATGAGAGAAAATCAAACCTAATCAACATAACATATTAGAAGTCAGATCCTCTGACATACTGTTGAGGGTCTACCCATCTGAGACGTGTCAGTCAAATGACATCTCTGTCAAATGCTTCATTATCGGCAAG
This genomic interval carries:
- the si:ch211-80h18.1 gene encoding uncharacterized protein si:ch211-80h18.1 isoform X8, translating into MLSRNLLIASAVVFLATTVSTAPVEEKEPEDTEVETEDGEEEVSEEDADDDDDSSQDLNKGTGAQHATTVSKDLGATPHPGMSAGESSNGQKHTADSAAHSGQDASSSSSAAGGFNGESGRDPHTISSDPGTHASTVNGGSSTSEAGAAADSHTSSVSHDSSSSARGDSVAVHSHEHSHPDPAESDPHLGESQVGGHGDPFRDPSQIEAPGSSSAGAEVPETENNGNGHKHLVGGPVAEQTDVDHFIEGTTQIDSTGGVDAFGGSHGELTGIVDQANADFFIDLMGGMVDAYGPDAHVDTLGMLSVLTESPSETIPKCLITEAVSADHMGFTFPLDPTAVGLDPGQPSSSSRAPDAPPAGSLDPSSFDHHSPDLSGADHSAVDHTRFDHVSVDHAGLDYWPDALAHTHVDAGTADHIHSNSGFTADATDPALPSDIMLHADHSIIDYPEGGADTTSTDTAHSNGNGRHRPVTEPLRGDHPGFDIHHDSSSTVHQPITAADAPDTGERHGVVSPLDTTAGTFEGIDHTHGPQTDMAGGPSDAGTQVIGADAAGGEPVTNVHIQVEATAMGAIYGSSPPDTVGHEGVTDAQARFTDSQSGPRHSFTDMVDSHSLLTETDAPVTEHAHGVLDHTGVMDSVTAGPQGTVGGSSQPGVTEQTQAAVSAGEQYNTSGQGPEGAENVELEDTC
- the si:ch211-80h18.1 gene encoding Duffy receptor alpha form isoform X13; amino-acid sequence: MLSRNLLIASAVVFLATTVSTAPVEEKEPEDTEVETEDGEEEVSEEDADDDDDSSQDLNKGTGAQHATTVSKDLGATPHPGMSAGESSNGQKHTADSAAHSGQDASSSSSAAGGFNGESGRDPHTISSDPGTHASTVNGGSSTSEAGAAGAEEHGISVSQVHADSHTSSVSHDSSSSARGDSVAVHSHEHSHPDPAESDPHLGESQVGGHGDPFRDPSQIEAPGSSSAGAEVPETENNGNGHKHLVGGPVAEQTDVDHFIEGTTQIDSTGGVDAFGGSHGELTGIVDQANADFFIDLMGGMVDAYGPDAHVDTLAGSLDPSSFDHHSPDLSGADHSAVDHTRFDHVSVDHAGLDYWPDALAHTHVDAGTADHIHSNSGFTADATDPALPSDIMLHADHSIIDYPEGGADTTSTDTAHSNGNGRHRPVTEPLRGDHPGFDIHHDSSSTVHQPITAADAPDTGERHGVVSPLDTTAGTFEGIDHTHGPQTDMAGGPSDAGTQVIGADAAGGEPVTNVHIQVEATAMGAIYGSSPPDTVGHEGVTDAQARFTDSQSGPRHSFTDMVDSHSLLTETDAPVTEHAHGVLDHTGVMDSVTAGPQGTVGGSSQPGVTEQTQAAVSAGEQYNTSGQGPEGAENVELEDTC
- the si:ch211-80h18.1 gene encoding Duffy receptor alpha form isoform X14; translated protein: MLSRNLLIASAVVFLATTVSTAPVEEKEPEDTEVETEDGEEEVSEEDADDDDDSSQDLNKGTGAQHATTVSKDLGATPHPGMSAGESSNGQKHTADSAAHSGQDASSSSSAAGGFNGESGRDPHTISSDPGTHASTVNGGSSTSEAGAAGAEEHGISVSQVHADSHTSSVSHDSSSSARGDSVAVHSHEHSHPDPAESDPHLGESQVGGHGDPFRDPSQIEAPGSSSAGAEVPETENNGNGHKHLVGGPVAEQTDVDHFIEGTTQIDSTGGVDAFGGSHGELTGIVDQANADFFIDLMGGMVDAYGPDAHVDTLGSLDPSSFDHHSPDLSGADHSAVDHTRFDHVSVDHAGLDYWPDALAHTHVDAGTADHIHSNSGFTADATDPALPSDIMLHADHSIIDYPEGGADTTSTDTAHSNGNGRHRPVTEPLRGDHPGFDIHHDSSSTVHQPITAADAPDTGERHGVVSPLDTTAGTFEGIDHTHGPQTDMAGGPSDAGTQVIGADAAGGEPVTNVHIQVEATAMGAIYGSSPPDTVGHEGVTDAQARFTDSQSGPRHSFTDMVDSHSLLTETDAPVTEHAHGVLDHTGVMDSVTAGPQGTVGGSSQPGVTEQTQAAVSAGEQYNTSGQGPEGAENVELEDTC
- the si:ch211-80h18.1 gene encoding uncharacterized protein si:ch211-80h18.1 isoform X3 — translated: MLSRNLLIASAVVFLATTVSTAPVEEKEPEDTEVETEDGEEEVSEEDADDDDDSSQDLNKGTGAQHATTVSKDLGATPHPGMSAGESSNGQKHTADSAAHSGQDASSSSSAAGGFNGESGRDPHTISSDPGTHASTVNGGSSTSEAGAAGAEEHGISVSQVHADSHTSSVSHDSSSSARGDSVAVHSHEHSHPDPAESDPHLGESQVGGHGDPFRDPSQIEAPGSSSAGAEVPETENNGNGHKHLVGGPVAEQTDVDHFIEGTTQIDSTGGVDAFGGSHGELTGIVDQANADFFIDLMGGMVDAYGPDAHVDTLGMLSVLTESPSETIPKCLITEAVSADHMGFTFPLDPTAVGLDPGQPSSSSRAPDAPPAGSLDPSSFDHHSPDLSGADHSAVDHTRFDHVSVDHAGLDYWPDALAHTHVDAGTADHIHSNSGFTADATDPALPSDIMLHADHSIIDYPEGGADTTSTDTAHSNGNGRHRPVTEPLRGDHPGFDIHHDSSSTVHQPITAADAPDTGERHGVVSPLDTTAGTFEGIDHTHGPQTDMAGGPSDAGTQVIGADAAGGEPVTNVHIQVEATAMGAIYGSSPPDTVGHEGVTDAQARFTDSQSGPRHSFTDMVDSHSLLTETDAPVTEHAHGVLDHTGVMDSVTAGPQGTVGGSSQPGVTEQTQAAVSAGEQYNTSGQGPEENVELEDTC
- the si:ch211-80h18.1 gene encoding uncharacterized protein si:ch211-80h18.1 isoform X5; translation: MLSRNLLIASAVVFLATTVSTAPVEEKEPEDTEVETEDGEEEVSEEDADDDDDSSQDLNKGTGAQHATTVSKDLGATPHPGMSAGESSNGQKHTADSAAHSGQDASSSSSAAGGFNGESGRDPHTISSDPGTHASTVNGGSSTSEAGAAGAEEHGISVSQVHADSHTSSVSHDSSSSARGDSVAVHSHEHSHPDPAESDPHLGESQVGGHGDPFRDPSQIEAPGSSSAGAEVPETENNGNGHKHLVGGPVAEQTDVDHFIEGTTQIDSTGGVDAFGGSHGELTGIVDQANADFFIDLMGGMVDAYGPDAHVDTLGMLSVLTESPSETIPKCLITEAVSADHMGFTFPLDPTAVGLDPGQPSSSSRAPDAPPAGSLDPSSFDHHSPDLSGADHSAVDHTRFDHVSVDHAGLDYWPDALAHTHVDAGTADHIHSNSGFTADATDPALPSDIMLHADHSIIDYPEGGADTTSTDTAHSNGNGRHRPVTEPLRGDHPGFDIHHDSSSTVHQPITAADAPDTGERHGVVSPLDTTAGTFEGIDHTHGPQTDMAGGPSDAGTQVIGADAAGGEPVTNVHIQVEATAMGAIYGSSPPDTVGHEGVTDAQARFTDSQSGPRHSFTDMVDSHSLLTETDAPEHAHGVLDHTGVMDSVTAGPQGTVGGSSQPGVTEQTQAAVSAGEQYNTSGQGPEGAENVELEDTC
- the si:ch211-80h18.1 gene encoding uncharacterized protein si:ch211-80h18.1 isoform X2, encoding MLSRNLLIASAVVFLATTVSTAPVEEKEPEDTEVETEDGEEEVSEEDADDDDDSSQDLNKGTGAQHATTVSKDLGATPHPGMSAGESSNGQKHTADSAAHSGQDASSSSSAAGGFNGESGRDPHTISSDPGTHASTVNGGSSTSEAGAAGAEEHGISVSQVHADSHTSSVSHDSSSSARGDSVAVHSHEHSHPDPAESDPHLGESQVGGHGDPFRDPSQIEAPGSSSAGAEVPETENNGNGHKHLVGGPVAEQTDVDHFIEGTTQIDSTGGVDAFGGSHGELTGIVDQANADFFIDLMGGMVDAYGPDAHVDTLGMLSVLTESPSETIPKCLITEAVSADHMGFTFPLDPTAVGLDPGQPSSSSRAPDAPPGSLDPSSFDHHSPDLSGADHSAVDHTRFDHVSVDHAGLDYWPDALAHTHVDAGTADHIHSNSGFTADATDPALPSDIMLHADHSIIDYPEGGADTTSTDTAHSNGNGRHRPVTEPLRGDHPGFDIHHDSSSTVHQPITAADAPDTGERHGVVSPLDTTAGTFEGIDHTHGPQTDMAGGPSDAGTQVIGADAAGGEPVTNVHIQVEATAMGAIYGSSPPDTVGHEGVTDAQARFTDSQSGPRHSFTDMVDSHSLLTETDAPVTEHAHGVLDHTGVMDSVTAGPQGTVGGSSQPGVTEQTQAAVSAGEQYNTSGQGPEGAENVELEDTC
- the si:ch211-80h18.1 gene encoding uncharacterized protein si:ch211-80h18.1 isoform X6, with the translated sequence MLSRNLLIASAVVFLATTVSTAPVEEKEPEDTEVETEDGEEEVSEEDADDDDDSSQDLNKGTGAQHATTVSKDLGATPHPGMSAGESSNGQKHTADSAAHSGQDASSSSSAAGGFNGESGRDPHTISSDPASTVNGGSSTSEAGAAGAEEHGISVSQVHADSHTSSVSHDSSSSARGDSVAVHSHEHSHPDPAESDPHLGESQVGGHGDPFRDPSQIEAPGSSSAGAEVPETENNGNGHKHLVGGPVAEQTDVDHFIEGTTQIDSTGGVDAFGGSHGELTGIVDQANADFFIDLMGGMVDAYGPDAHVDTLGMLSVLTESPSETIPKCLITEAVSADHMGFTFPLDPTAVGLDPGQPSSSSRAPDAPPAGSLDPSSFDHHSPDLSGADHSAVDHTRFDHVSVDHAGLDYWPDALAHTHVDAGTADHIHSNSGFTADATDPALPSDIMLHADHSIIDYPEGGADTTSTDTAHSNGNGRHRPVTEPLRGDHPGFDIHHDSSSTVHQPITAADAPDTGERHGVVSPLDTTAGTFEGIDHTHGPQTDMAGGPSDAGTQVIGADAAGGEPVTNVHIQVEATAMGAIYGSSPPDTVGHEGVTDAQARFTDSQSGPRHSFTDMVDSHSLLTETDAPVTEHAHGVLDHTGVMDSVTAGPQGTVGGSSQPGVTEQTQAAVSAGEQYNTSGQGPEGAENVELEDTC
- the si:ch211-80h18.1 gene encoding uncharacterized protein si:ch211-80h18.1 isoform X12; this encodes MLSRNLLIASAVVFLATTVSTAPVEEKEPEDTEVETEDGEEEVSEEDADDDDDSSQDLNKGTGAQHATTVSKDLGATPHPGMSAGESSNGQKHTADSAAHSGQDASSSSSAAGGFNGESGRDPHTISSDPGTHASTVNGGSSTSEAGAAGAEEHGISVSQVHADSHTSSVSHDSSSSARGDSVAVHSHEHSHPDPAESDPHLGESQVGGHGDPFRDPSQIEAPGSSSAGAEVPETENNGNGHKHLVGGPVAEQTDVDHFIEGTTQIDSTGGVDAFGGSHGELTGIVDQANADFFIDLMGGMVDAYGPDAHVDTLGMLSVLTESPSETIPKCLITEAVSADHMGFTFPLDPTAVGLDPGQPSSSSRAPDAPPGTADHIHSNSGFTADATDPALPSDIMLHADHSIIDYPEGGADTTSTDTAHSNGNGRHRPVTEPLRGDHPGFDIHHDSSSTVHQPITAADAPDTGERHGVVSPLDTTAGTFEGIDHTHGPQTDMAGGPSDAGTQVIGADAAGGEPVTNVHIQVEATAMGAIYGSSPPDTVGHEGVTDAQARFTDSQSGPRHSFTDMVDSHSLLTETDAPVTEHAHGVLDHTGVMDSVTAGPQGTVGGSSQPGVTEQTQAAVSAGEQYNTSGQGPEGAENVELEDTC
- the si:ch211-80h18.1 gene encoding uncharacterized protein si:ch211-80h18.1 isoform X9 encodes the protein MLSRNLLIASAVVFLATTVSTAPVEEKEPEDTEVETEDGEEEVSEEDADDDDDSSQDLNKGTGAQHATTVSKDLGATPHPGMSAGESSNGQKHTADSAAHSGQDASSSSSAAGGFNGESGRDPHTISSDPGTHASTVNGGSSTSEAGAAGAEEHGISVSQVHADSHTSSVSHDSSSSARGDSVAVHSHEHSHPDPAESDPHLGESQVGGHGDPFRDPSQIEAPGSSSAGAEVPETENNGNGHKHLVGGPVAEQTDVDHFIEGTTQIDSTGGVDAFGGSHGELTGIVDQANADFFIDLMGGMVDAYGPDAHVDTLGMLSVLTESPSETIPKCLITEAVSADHMGFTFPLDPTAVGLDPGQPSSSSRAPDAPPAGSLDPSSFDHHSPDLSGADHSAVDHTRFDHVSVDHAGLDYWPDALAHTHVDAGTADHIHSNSGFTADATDPALPSDIMLHADHSIIDYPEGGADTTSTDTAHSNGNGRHRPVTEPLRGDHPGFDIHHDSSSTVHQPITAADAPDTGERHGVVSPLDTTAGTFEGIDHTHGPQTDMAGGPSDAGTQVIGADAAGGEPVTNVHIQVEATGHEGVTDAQARFTDSQSGPRHSFTDMVDSHSLLTETDAPVTEHAHGVLDHTGVMDSVTAGPQGTVGGSSQPGVTEQTQAAVSAGEQYNTSGQGPEGAENVELEDTC
- the si:ch211-80h18.1 gene encoding uncharacterized protein si:ch211-80h18.1 isoform X10, with the protein product MLSRNLLIASAVVFLATTVSTAPVEEKEPEDTEVETEDGEEEVSEEDADDDDDSSQDLNKGTGAQHATTVSKDLGATPHPGMSAGESSNGQKHTADSAAHSGQDASSSSSAAGGFNGESGRDPHTISSDPGTHASTVNGGSSTSEAGAAGAEEHGISVSQVHADSHTSSVSHDSSSSARGDSVAVHSHEHSHPDPAESDPHLGESQVGGHGDPFRDPSQIEAPGSSSAGAEVPETENNGNGHKHLVGGPVAEQTDVDHFIEGTTQIDSTGGVDAFGGSHGELTGIVDQANADFFIDLMGGMVDAYGPDAHVDTLGMLSVLTESPSETIPKCLITEAVSADHMGFTFPLDPTAVGLDPGQPSSSSRAPDAPPAGSLDPSSFDHHSPDLSGADHSAVDHTRFDHVSVDHAGLDYWPDALAHTHVDAGTADHIHSNSGFTADATDPALPSDIMLHADHSIIDYPEGGADTTSTDTAHSNGNGRHRPVTEPLRGDHPGFDIHHDSSSTVHQPITAADAPDTGERHGVVSPLDTTAGTFEGIDHTHGPQTDMAGGPSDAGTQVIGADAAGGEPVTNVHIQVEATAMGAIYGSSPPDTVGHEGVTDAQARFTDSQSGPRHSFTVTEHAHGVLDHTGVMDSVTAGPQGTVGGSSQPGVTEQTQAAVSAGEQYNTSGQGPEGAENVELEDTC